The following is a genomic window from Apodemus sylvaticus chromosome 10, mApoSyl1.1, whole genome shotgun sequence.
gatctgtagaccaggctgtcacAGGACTCAGAGATCgacccatctctgtctctggagtgctggaattaaaggcaccaATACGGCATGGCTAGcttttcattgttattgttgttgttcctgttcttgttcttgttatatggcttttataatttctttttatttgtttctcttgtttTACGGTGAAGCATGGCTTTATAGTCCAGACTCCATAGccattatcatttttctttccttttaaaaagacatGTTTGTATATGATTTGCCTGCATATACATGCAAGTGCACCATGTGCCTGTCCAAGAGAACTAGTAGATGGTGTCAGATTTCAGGTTATCAAAACTGGTGTTAtggatggttgagaaacactatATGAGTTCGGGGAGTTGAACCTGATTTCTCTGCCAAAGGAACAACCACTCTAAACCACTAAGCCTTCTCTCTAGTTTTTAATGTCTCTTATCCtttgtgctgtttttgtttttatacacaGGGTCTGGTATGGTAGATAAGGCTAGCATTGAACATGACAGCAACATTCTTGTCTTAGAATTCAGTGAGTCTGGATTAGAGGTGTAAGCCACAATAAgctatcattttatctatctaAGGTTGAGTTGAGAAAAACTTTGGTTTTACTGTTTGACACTTACTGGGAATGAAGTCCTCATTGATCTGGCTGTTAGAAgtaccccccaccccatcctgaaCTCAGAAGCCAGTAGGACTGTGTCCAGATTCCTTCCACTTCTCTTGTGTACTTGCAGTTTTTGTTGTCATCTCTCAGAATTGTGCTTGTTCATCTGTCAATCAAGTGGGAAAATGtaagtttctggttttatgtggacagGACAAGTCACATTGAGGATGTCCCAGTGCTAGGTTTCTAAGTCCTGTCATGAATCCTCtttaggaaagggagagggagtatAAATGAAACTGTTGGAGATGTACTCAAGAATGTATAGGTTTTCAGAAGTGCACATCACTGTGGTCTTGGAATGCACAATCCCCAAGGATATGGGTTCTCTGAGCATGGGTCATCTTCAGCCATGGAGGACTGTGCACTCTTCCATCTAGATTTTCTCTCATTGAACTTTACACTGGATATTTTTACAGGATAGATCCTGACCCTGTAATGCTAGTTACTCCCAGGTCTTCCTGTAAGCAAATATGCATAAGCCCTAAGTGGTAAATGATTCATGTGAGGAAGAGAGGACTTTCCCTACGATAGTGCCATAACTTCACTTCCTTGGTTGAGAGGAAGAAGAATGGAAACCTATTCTTCAAGCCTATAGGCTTAGATCAGTCTCAGGGAACGCTGTCTGGGAGTTGAATTCACATAGATTGCTTATCCCTAAGTTTTGATTGCAGTTAGATGATATGTTCCATTGATGGTGGGCAAGAGGGACCAAGTTGTGTAAGCCAACTTACACAACCTTTCTGCTGGTCTTTAATGAGATACTTAGGGAGTCTCTCCCCAGTGGGACTTCATGGTGTAGTAAATAAAATTATGATTCTCCCAGACATCCTCTGAAACAGAAGGCTGGGACTGTGATCACCCACTCTTCACCTTCTCAAAAGCTTCCTATAGTACCAAGATTTTTCAATTCTTAGAATAAAAAATACTATTGCCCAGCAACTCCAAGATAAAAGCAATAGAATTGGCCTGTCCTGATATTTTCAAAGTAGTAGAGATGCCAATGTTTCTTTGGCAACATGTGCTGCTTACTCTCCTACAGAATGTCAGCATCCGGAGTCACAGGTCCACAAATTGGAGCTTGATATTTAACACAATAACTGGaagtttcccttttcattttaacttctaaGGAGTGGGAGGAATACTCAAAATGTTACCAGATACAGGTAAGGGTGGTGCATGTGCAGGAATGTTTTTTGTTAtatgaaataaaactaaatggGTTAGTCTGGGGAACCAACACGACCTAAAACTGGGATTTATAAATTGAGTATGTGGAAAATAGGAGTAGATCTGAATTCAGAAATTCTAATGCAGGATTAATCTGAACCTGGTTATACCATCTAAACTTGAAGAAGGCCTTCTgacctcttcttctctttctgtagCTGGGCTCAGACACATGAGCAGCATCAACCAGTCGAGTGTCTCTGAGTTCCTCCTCCTGGGACTCTCCAggcagccccagcagcagcagcagctcctcttcctgctcttcctcatcATGTACCTGGCCACTGTCCTGGGAAACCTGCTCATCATCCTGGCCATCAGCACAGACTCCCAcctgcacacccccatgtacttcttcctcagcaacCTGTCCTTCATGGATGTCTGCTTCTCCTCCACCACCGTCCCAAAGGTACTGGCCATATACATACTTGGCAGTCAGACCATTTCTTTCTCTGGGTGTCTCACACAGctgtattttctctgtgtgtttgctgGCATGGACGATTACTTGCTGGctgtgatggcctatgaccgGTATGTGGCCATTTGCTACCCTTTACATTACACAACAAAGATGACCCATCAGCTCTGTGTCCTTCTTGTTTTGGGGTCATGGGTGGTAGCCAACCTGAATTGTCTGTTGCACGCACTACTCATAGCTCAACTTTCCTTTTGTGGGAACAATATCATCCCCCACTTCTTCTATGATGCAACTCCCCTCCTGAAACTCTCCTGCTCAGACACACATCTCAATGAGCTGATGATTCATACAGAGGGAGCTGTCATCATGGTCACCCCATTTGCCTGCATCCTGATCTCATACATCTACATCACTTATGTTGTCCTGAGAGTCTCATCTCCTAGGGGACGATGGAAAGCCTTCTCCACCTGTGGCTCCCACCTGGCTGTGGTCTGCCTCTTCTATGGCACCATCACATCCCTGTATTTCAACCCCTCATCCTCTCACTCAGCTGGGAGGGACATGGCAGCTGCCATGATGTTTACAGTGGTGACCCCCATGCTGAACCctttcatctacagcctgaggaacagggACATGAAAGGGGCTTTAAGGAAAGTGCTCACCATGGGATTTATATCTAAGCAGTAATGTTGGAAGTGTTGAACATCACATAGGGAACTAATGTCTAAGAATCCTTCATGTTTTGTCAATTAGCTGAAACTTAGCACTTGTCTTTTGTAAGAAAAGCGTCTCCTATCTATACCAGATACAGAGCCCAGGATACAAATCTTTTAGGTAAAAATGGAAATACTTTTTAACAAATGTTATTTGGATTGTCATGCCAATGCCATAGCAGAATGCACCATGAGTGCCCCTACACAGTGTTTGAGAAGTGTAAGGAATCTCAATGGGACAGCAATGGAAAGAGACTAATGGTAAGCTCAAAACTGGGTCAGGTGTTGTCAGAATGGGGAATTGACTCATGCTCCAGATGATTTGTGGTTTCCAAGTTTGCATGATTCTGAATAGCTGTCTTCGTGCAGTTCTCTACAAGACTGATTGACCAAGCAGCAGCCACACACACTCACCAATTTCAGGGCAATGGGCATGATGCTATTTTGGTGGTATCAACAGATCCTCTGTTCTTGTGTTCAGCTGTCCTTACAACATCTCTGTTACTCACATTCATTGTAATGCTCCACATCACTTAGCAGATTGCCAACACCCAAATTGGAATGTTCAGGCCTCCTCTGAGAAGCACAGTTGTTCATTCTTTCACCACAGAGACCTCAGCCTGAGCACATCTCACAGGAAGATCAGACTTGGTGAGCTGAGAAGGGAGGGTTTTGAGCTCCAGGAAACCCTACTCCTGTACCTCTTTTGGACTTATGTTATCCTTCTTATCAGGTCATTATATATATGACACTAAGCAGGAAATGGTccaatacaatgaaaatgaactgTGCCTTCTAGAATTCTAGAAGTCCCTCTGCTCTCCTTTCCTGTCTGTCAGTGTTTGCTGGCTTTCTCACAATGATGCTatgttgtctttgttgttgttgttgttttgcttgagATGGAGTCTCTATACATGCCTGGACCTCCTGGAACTTTTATTtagttaaaaaaatgtatatatttttatttcatagtaAAACATTTAAAGTTAGTGCCTTTAACTTGGTTTTTCTGAtcttgtgtatttttatttctaagatttttaCTTTACAGttgaaatgaagattttcattcattttattcttatcttttcattatttctttgcttctttctgtttctctctctccctctctccttccttccctcccttacccactttcctccctctctcccttcctttctttctttcactcccACCAAGTCTAACTTGTGCTGACATATACTCCAATGTATGGCCTTCACTGTGGTCGAGTTAAAGAGACTAcactcttaaaaaaaatctgactcTTCCTTTCCTAGTGGCTAACACTTGCCAACAGCATTCTGGCTAGGGACAAGCAGTGAAATTTTGTACCCATTTCCTTTAAGAAAGGAAATTTGGGGAAAAAAGTGTTTTTTGGGTATAACTAACTTAATCCCATGTGCACAACAAAGCTTAAGACCTGACTACATGGAAACTCAATGTACAAGTGACATCTTCCATAAAGATAGGATCAATAGATTAACTAAGGAAACAGGCTAAAGATAAACAAGCTCTCTCATGATGAGGCCTGTGGGGGAGACCAGTGCTATAGACATAGACAAGTTCAAGATAAGGGTCTGGATGACAAATGTGGCCTGGCCACACACAGAACCAAAGGCTATTAACACATCTTCTCCCAGGTTTCTGGTTGAACAACAGCTTATACGCATCTCATTTTTCAGAGACAGCCATTTGTTGGACATTTCTGGCTCCTTGGGGTTTCTGTGTTAATACAAGAACCTCTTCCATATTCAtagagataatttttttaaaaaaaattaaaaattcaacaagatCAAATAGCATCTTTACAAAGAATAGTTTCTGAGGTCATTGTTGGTGTGTGTTCTGATCCTGTGGAAACCTCTCTcaggtaatgtgtgtgtgtgtgcatgtgtgtgtgtgtgtgtgtgtgtgtgtgtgtgtgtgtgtgtgtagcccaggctgacagTGATGCTGGGTCATCCTTCCTCGGTCTCCCTGAATAGATTTAAACATGTACAAACAGGTATTGTACCACTTCAATCAACCCcttaaaattattctcaagtAGGTTATAAGATCACCTTTTGCATCATCCTCAGAAGTTctgatatttctcttttttaaatgttagtaATAAATGAATAGAACTGTTTggatatatgtgtgagtgtgcatgtatgcatgcaataTCCATGCTTTTTATGaatgtgtgctcctgtgtgtgtacacaggcagggtgcatgtgtgcaaacacacacatgtagaagtcagagactggtGTGAGGTATCCTCTTAAATCTCTGTCCACTTTCTGTATGGAGGCAGActttctcactgaacccagagcttgctgaTTCAGCCAGTTTACCTAACCACTTTCCCCCAGGATCTCTTCTCTGCCTCTTGTAATATGATTCCAGGCTAGCTGACACACTTGATTGGTATATATATGGATGCTGGAATCTGAACTGTGGTCTTTAAGCCCATATAGCTAGCACTTTCCCTACGAAGCCATTTTCTATGTTTGCAAAAGTATTaactttttgtttgattttttaagaCTTGCCTCATTGTGTACTTCAAACTGGCTTTGATTTCACAGGGACCCACTtgctactgtttttcttttttttattttctacattctttgtttatattgcaaatgatttcccctttcctggttcccccctccccataagtccctcttccctctgcccattccccagtcaacgCCCCCTCAACTTCTCtgtccctacattgctgcatcaagcctttccaggaccagggccctctccttccttcttcttgggaatcatttgataggttaattgtgtcttgggtattgagagcttctgggctaatatccacttatcagtgactgcattctgcattccatgtgtgttctttggtgactgggttacttcacttaggatgatattttccagatccaaccatttgcataagaatttcataaattcactgtttttaattgctgagtagtattccattgtgtaaatatacacattttctgtatccattcctccatcaaAAGACATtgcggttctttccagcttctggctattataaataaggctgctatgaacatggtggagcatgtgtccttattgcatgctggtaatcctctggatatatgcccaggagtgatataacagagtcctccggaagtgtcatgcccagttttctgaggaaccaccaggctgatttccagagtggttgtaccagcttgcaatcccaccagcagtggaggagtatttctctctccacatcctcaccaacacctgctgtctcatgagtttttaatcttagctattctgactggtgtgaggtgaaatcttaaagattgttttgatttgcatttccataatgactaatgttgttgaacatttcttaaggtgcttctcacccTTTCGAAAttctacaggtgaaaattctttgtttagccctgtaccctatttttattagggttatttggctatctggggtctgccttcttgagttctttgtatatattggatattagccctatatcagatttatggttggtgaagactgtttcccaatttgttggttgccattttgtccgattgacagtgtcctttgccttacataaactttgtaattttatgaggtcccatttgtcaattctggatcttagagcataagctattggtgtcctgttcaggaaattttcccctgtgcccatgtccttaaggctcttccccagtttcttttctattagtttcagtgtgtcttgttttatgtggaggtccttgatccacttggagttgagcttagtacaaggagataagaatggattgatttgaattctcctggatgctgacctccagttgagccagcaccatttgttaaaagggctatctttttaccactggatggtttcagctcttttgtcaaagatcaagtgaccataggtgtgtgggttcatttctgggtcttcaattctattccattgatctattctacctgcctatcactgtaccaataccatgcagttttttaacaatGTTGCTCTGTAGAACTGCTTGAGGTCAAGATACttattcctccagaagttcttttactattgggtattttgttattccagattaatttgagaattgctatctTGATAAGGAAATgacttggggttttgatggggattgcattgaatttgtagattgcttttggcaagatggccatatttactatattaatcctgctaatccacgagcatggaagatttttccattttctgaggtcttcttcaatttccttcttcagagacctgaagctcttgtcacacagatctttcacttgtttggttagagtcacaccaagatactttatattgtttgtggctattgttaagggtgtcatctctaatttctttctcagcctgcttatcctttgagtataggaaggctactgatttggttgagttattttataaccagcctctttgctgaagttgtttattagctgtaggagttctctggtgaagttttttttggtcacttaactgtactattatatcatctgcaaatagtgatagtttgacttcttcctttccaattttatccctttgacctccttatgttgtctaattgctctagctagaacttcaaatactataatgaataaatatggagagaggaggcagcctcgtctagtccctgattttagtaggattgcttcaagtttctctccatttagtgtgatgttggctaccggtttgctgtatattgcttgtactatgtttaggtatgggccttgaattcctgttctttccaagacttttaacatgaaaggatgctgaattttgtcaaatgctttttcaacatctaatgaaatgatcatatgggtttttaCTTTGATATTGTTTAtcattgcattgatgaatttccatgtattgaaccatccctgcatccctgggatgaagcttacttgatcatggtggatgatcgttttgatgtgttcttggatacggttggcatgaattttattgtgtatttttgcatcaatattcgttagggaaattggtctgaagttctctttctgttttggatctttgtgtagttttggtatcagcttaattgtggcttcatagaacgagttgggtagtgttccttctgtttctattttgtggaatagtttcaagagtattggtgttaggtcttccttgaaggtctgatagaatactgcactaaaaccatctggtcctgtgctttctttggttgggagacctTTTAtaacctcttttatttctttaggggttatgggactgtttaaataatctgtttgatcctgatttaattttggtgtctgatatctgtctaggaaattatccatttcctccagattctccagttgtgttcaatattggcttttgtagtaggatctggtgatttttttaaatttcctcagtttctgttgttatatctcccttttcatttctaattttattaatttggatactgtctctgtgccctctgattagtctggctaagggattatctatcttgttgattttctcaaagaaccagctcctggttttgttgattctttgtatggttctttttgtttctacttgattgatttcagccctgagtttgatgatttcctgtcttcttttcctcctgagtgagttagcttctttttgttccagggctttcaggtgcaccgttaagctgctactgtatgctttctccagtttctttttggaggcactcagggatatgagttttcctcttagcactgctatcattgtgtcccataaatttgggtatgttgtgccttcattttcattaaattctaaaaagcctttgatttttttctttatttcttccttgaacaaggtatcattgagcattgttctgcttccatgtgtatgtggacattctgttgtttttgttgttaattgaagactactcttactccatagtaatctgataggaggcatgggactagttccatcttcttatatcttttgaggtttgtcttgtgaccatttatatggtcgactttggagaaggtatcatgaggtgctgagtaaaagttatattcttttgctttatgatgaaatgcatatatgtgtatgtatgtatgtatgtatgtatgtatgtatgtagtaaatccaattggtccaaagcttcaattaatttcactgtgtccctgtttagtttctgttttcctgatcagtctattTAGGATAGTAGAGTGTTGAAATCACctataattattgtgttagttgcaatatgtgctttgagctttagtaaagtttcttttacgaatgagggtgcccttgcatttggagcatagatgatcagaattgagagttcttcttggtggattttttccttgaccagtaagaagtgtccttccatgtcttttttgatgactttaggttgaaagtcaattttatctgatattagaatgcctactccggcttgtttcctgagaccatttacttgtaaaattcctttccagccatttactctgagatagtgtttgtctttgacactgaggtgtgtttcctgtaagcagcaaaatgtagggtcctgtttatgtatccagtctgttagtctatgcctttttaatAGGGAATttagtacattgatgttaagagatattaaggaatagtgattattacttcttctgatttttaatgttatttttatgtttgagtggttattttcttttgggtttgatgaaagaatgttactatcttgctttttccatggtgtagtttccttccttgtattggtgttttccacctattatcctttatagggctgagtttgtgaaaagatattgtgtaaatttggttttgttatggaatatcttggtttcttcgtctatggtgattgagagtccATCCGGGAACGCTTCTGTTTttcaagtgctgggtttaaaggcatgcaccacaatggCCAGCAAATTCTAATTTTAAACAAAGAACTTCACTGTAGATAATTTCAACCATGTTAAGAGCAGACAGGACAGATGTTGAAGCACATAGACGAAAGAATTAACTAACAGCTAATATCATTTCATCAATACCATTAAACTTTGTTTTcttacaaccctgagatttcaccttacaccagtcagaatggctaagattaaaaattcaggagacagcaggtgttggagagggtgtggagaaagaggaacactcctccactgctgatggggttgcaaattggtacaaccactctggaaatcagtctggcggttcctccgacaactgggcacctctcttccagaagatcctgctatacctctcctgggcatatacccagaggattccccaccatgtaataaggatacatgctctactatgttcatagcagccctatttataattgccagatgctggaaagaacccaggtatccctcaacagaagagtggatgcaaaaaatgtggtatatctacacaatggagtattattcagccattagaaacaatgaattcatgacattcttaggcaaatggatggagctagaaaacatcatactaagtgaggtaacccagactcaaaaggtgactcatggtatgcactcactaataagtggatattaacctagaaaactggaataccccaaacataatctacacatcaaatgaggtacaagaagaaaggaggagtggccccttgttctggaaagactcagtgacgcagtatagggcaaaaccagaaccgggaagtgggaaggggtgggtgggaggacagggggagagaagggggcttacgggactttcggggagtggggggctagaaaaggggaaatcatttgaaatgtaaataaaaaatatattgaataaaaaaatagataagtagattgcaaaaaaaaaactttgttttcttatttcattttatttgtttgtttgtttctgggggtaatttttgagacagattttcacTGAACAGCCCTGGATTTTCTGATACTTCATCTGTACAGCCCACAATGACACAGTGCAGGGCAACATGGAGTAACTCAGATAGTGACTGCAGAGTCAGATGTGGAACCAgctgcagaagcagaggcagcagagacaacTCCCCCTTCCTACTGgcactctctcccctttgtttaAACCCTCACAACTGGCTGGGCCAGAGAGCTCCATGGAAATCCTCTGGTACACAGAACCACAATGTTTCAGTCAGAGAACAGGACCTTTTCTGATCTTATTTCTGCTCCTAGGTCTTATAAACTAAGTGAATTCTCTCTTGTGACTAAATCTTTtcccatgtttttgtttggttggttggttggtttttgttttattcctccCACAATGGTATTGTCTCTTGGCCTCATCTGCTCTATGTGGGAGGCATGTTCATGATGCAAATCTAAACATGCAGGAAAATCAATCACATGCATGAGATAAAACTTTAAAGAGAAATTTCCAGCAACACAGTGGTGACACATGGATTTAACTCCAGTACTTTGGAGAAAGAGGTAGGCAGGTTTGtgcgagtttgagaccagtctggtacacagaggaagttccaggacagccagagttatactgagataccctgtctcaaaaaaaaaaaaaatccaaacacacaaaaataaaaccaagaagagCTGGAATTAccaacagttgtgagctgacatgtagATGCTATTaattgaacccaggttttctgggtgagcagtcaatgctcttaaatCATTGTGAGATCTCTCTGGCCCAGGAAATGTCTTCTAAGTGAAAAGAGATTGGTTAATTACTAACTGGACGTTTGTAggatttttcaataaaaagttcCATTTGTCCCTGGGTAAGGTTGACAATACAAAAATGTGCATGCACAAAACATTCTGAGACATTATAAATTTCTGATCTAGTATTTACCTCTGACCTTTTCTGTGCATGGTAGGCAAGCAAGACTCTACCTACTGAGCAACACCCCTAGCCCAGGACTCCTTTTTCAAAATCTACTATCTAATTTGAAATCATGGCTAATGTAGAGTATCCATTACTCCCCAGAACCAGCCTCCTTTCTTGTGAGGCAGTCATGTGCTTCTCACCATTGCTCTGAAGGCTTGAACTCATATTCATACAAGAACCAAGGGCTCCAAGTCTTTCTTACATGCTTGAGCTATAATGACTTGGGCTTGCTAGTGCCACATGGATGGTGCTTGCCCAGGATGCAGTCTGAAAAAACTCTCAGTACAAAAAACTGCTCTGGTGGGGTGATGTTTTTGCACTGTGTGAATATGTGTCCCTGTCATTCTTTGCCTGCTTAAGACACCTTCTGATTGGCCAAAATAAAAAGTCTATGGCCTCCTTTTAGTGTGTACCTGGGCCTGGAGCAGAGCCTCTGCTCTGGATCCCCACCCACTCAGCCCATACCCAGTTGCAGCTCAACAACCCAGGTATTTTGACACATCTAGGAACACAGAATAACAGTAAGtacaaactccagtcagagacagcaaaactagttaacgccagagataaccagatggccagaGGCAGGAATAagaacatagcaacagaaatgaacactacttggaaacatcagaacccagttctcccaccacagcaggccctggataccccaacatacctgaaaagcaagattcagatctaaattctcatctcatgaagatgatagagggctttaagaaggacattaaaagctcactttaaaaaaaaagaacacaggtaaacaagtagaaacctttaaacaggaaacacataaatctcttaaagaaatacaggaaaacacaatcaagcaggtgaagaaattgagcaaaaccatctaggatataaaaatggaaatagaatcattaatgaaaacaccaaagaagacaaccctggagatgaaaaacctaggaaaaagaacAGGAGGTACAGATGCAAGTATTACCAACAGATTACAGTTTAGcaattggatgaatctcagaaaagactttcaaTTTTTGGACTTtgaacattgttgagactgctatagactatgggggcTTTAAAAGTTGgactaaagatattttta
Proteins encoded in this region:
- the LOC127693441 gene encoding olfactory receptor 1361-like → MSSINQSSVSEFLLLGLSRQPQQQQQLLFLLFLIMYLATVLGNLLIILAISTDSHLHTPMYFFLSNLSFMDVCFSSTTVPKVLAIYILGSQTISFSGCLTQLYFLCVFAGMDDYLLAVMAYDRYVAICYPLHYTTKMTHQLCVLLVLGSWVVANLNCLLHALLIAQLSFCGNNIIPHFFYDATPLLKLSCSDTHLNELMIHTEGAVIMVTPFACILISYIYITYVVLRVSSPRGRWKAFSTCGSHLAVVCLFYGTITSLYFNPSSSHSAGRDMAAAMMFTVVTPMLNPFIYSLRNRDMKGALRKVLTMGFISKQ